A segment of the Posidoniimonas polymericola genome:
CCCGCAAGCAAACCGCCTGCTGCCGGTCCGGTGGCGCCGGGAATGTGGCAATGGATGATTGCACCGGCAACGCGTACCATAGGGGGAGAAGTCGGCCCCTCGGTCACGCTATAAGGGGCCTCAATTGGCGCAGAAAAACCTTTACGGTTTGCTTTGCGGCTGCCAAATCCTGCCCGGCGTGCTATGTTTCACCGTTATAGTCGTGTCGCTTGACCGCCGACAGAAATGTGCCGACCATGCTGGGCGTAGAAGACAACCCCCCGGGAGCCATTGAAGGCCCCGCCGCACCCATGCCGATCCCCTCGATCCCCGACTCCGCCCCGTTCACCCCAGAGCAGCGCGCCTGGCTCAACGGCTTCCTGGCCGCCTGGGCCGGCGTGGCCGAACAGTCGGGCAGCCGGCTGCCATCGGACCTCACCGGGCTGAAAGAGGCGCCCAGGAACGGCGCCGGCGGCGCGAACGGCGCCCCCCCCAAGAAATCGGCCGCCAAGCCGGTCGAACCCGCCGCGGAATCGGCGGCTGTCGCGGTCGACACGTCGCTTGACGACGGCGACTTTGCCTGGCACGACCCCAACCTCGACATCGAAGAGCGGATGAAGCTCGCCGAGGGCCAGGGCGTCACCAAAAACCTGATGGCCGCCATGGCGCAGCTCGACTGCGGCGCCTGCGGCTACATGTGCGACACCTACGCGATCGCCATCGCCAGCGGCAAGGAGAAGAGCACCGCGCTGTGCACCCCCGGCGGCAAAGAAACCGCCAAGATGCTCAAGAAGGTCGTCAAGGATAACGGCGGCATCAAGCCGGCGCCCGTCTCGGACGCCAAGGCGACGGCAGTCGCCGTGGCCGACGGGCCGATCCCCTACAGCCGCGCGAAACCGTACCGGGCCCGCGTCAACACACTCTACAATCTCAACGGCGAAGAGTCCGCCAAGCACACCTGCCACGTCGAGCTCGACCTTGCCGGCAGCGACATCTCGTTCCGGGTGGGCGACTCGCTGGGCGCCTTCCCGACTAACTGCCCTGATCTTGTCGACGAGATCCTGTTCGCCCTCAAGGCCCACGGGACCGAGCACGTCACCGCGTGCGACGGCGTCGAGGCGCCGCTCCGCGAGGCCCTGACGGTGAAGAGCAATCTGAAGCACGTCGGCGAGGACCTGGTCCGCCTGATCGCCTCGAGCACATCGGACTTCGACGAGAAGCAGCGGCTCCGCGACCTGGTCGACGGCGACGGCGATGAACTCGACGATATGGACGTCCTCGACGTCCTGCGGCTCGCCCCGTCGGCGCGGATCTCGAAGGGGGCGTTCTCGCTGACCCTCGGCTCGCTGGCGCCGCGGCTGTACTCGATCGCCAGCTCGCTACGGGCCCACCCAGACAGCGTCCACCTGACAATCGCCAAGGTCACGACCATGCTCGGCGGCCGAGAACGCAAGGGCGTCGCGTCGACCATGTTCACCGACCGCATCGGCGTCGGCGACACCGTGCGGGTGTTTGTCCAGCCATCGGCCGACTTCACG
Coding sequences within it:
- a CDS encoding sulfite reductase subunit alpha translates to MPIPSIPDSAPFTPEQRAWLNGFLAAWAGVAEQSGSRLPSDLTGLKEAPRNGAGGANGAPPKKSAAKPVEPAAESAAVAVDTSLDDGDFAWHDPNLDIEERMKLAEGQGVTKNLMAAMAQLDCGACGYMCDTYAIAIASGKEKSTALCTPGGKETAKMLKKVVKDNGGIKPAPVSDAKATAVAVADGPIPYSRAKPYRARVNTLYNLNGEESAKHTCHVELDLAGSDISFRVGDSLGAFPTNCPDLVDEILFALKAHGTEHVTACDGVEAPLREALTVKSNLKHVGEDLVRLIASSTSDFDEKQRLRDLVDGDGDELDDMDVLDVLRLAPSARISKGAFSLTLGSLAPRLYSIASSLRAHPDSVHLTIAKVTTMLGGRERKGVASTMFTDRIGVGDTVRVFVQPSADFTLPSNSNAPMIMVGPGTGIAPFRAFLQERKALKARGKNWLFFGDQHEATDFLYKGELTEMQEQGLLTKLSTAFSRDQEEKIYVQQRMREEGAELYNWLEEGAWFFVCGDAKRMAGDVDRALHEIVAEHGGMSPEDAKKYVTNLRKTHRYVRDVY